GCGCCCAGGACACCCTCTCGCTCGGGGCGCTGCAGGCGGCCGCGGTGCAGCGCGACCCGCGCGCCGTGCAGCCCGAACTCCTGCGCGCCGCCAGTGCCCAGCGCCTCACGACGCTCGACATGGAGCGCCGCCCGCAGCTGGCCTTCAATGGAAGCGCGTCGCACCAGAGCGACGTGACGCAGATTGCCCTCAAGCTCCCGGGGGCGTCGGTGCCGACGCCACCCAAGGATCGCTGGCAGGCCACCCTCGACCTGCAGCAGGTGGTGTACGACGGTGGATCGATTGCCGCGCGCCAGTCAGTGGAGCGCGCGCGACTCGCCGAGTCGTCCGCCGCGGTCGATGCCGCGCTCTATCGCCTGCGTGGCGAGGTCAACGGCGCCTTCTTCTCGGCGTACCTCCTGCAGGAGCGCACGCGCGAGTTCGACGCGTTGCTCGGCGACCTCGAGGCCCGGTTGCAGCTGGCGCGAGCCCGCGTCGTGAACGGAGCCGCGCTTCCACGCGACACGTCGGCCATCGTGGCCGAGCAGTTGCGCGCCGTGCTGGCCCGCGACGAAGCGGTGTCGGCGCGGCGCGCGTCGATCGCCGTCCTCGAGCGCCTGACGGGACGCACCATCGCCGAACCGTCCGTCTTCGCGTTGCCGGCGCTGGCGCTCGAGGTGGCCCGCAGCCGCGACGAGGGACGCGTGGAGGCGCTGCGGGCCCGTCCCGAGTTTGCGCAGTTCGCCCGCACGCGTGAACGGCTCGAGCGTGAGGCCGCGCTGACACACGTCGAGAATCGCCCGCGTGTCCTCGCCTTCGGGCAGGCGGGGCTCGGTCGTCCGGGACTCAACCAGTTCCGCACCGATCCCGACGAGTTCTGGCAGGCGGGGCTCCGTATCGAGTGGCGCCCATGGACCTGGCGCAGCGCCGACCGCGCCTCCGAGTCGTTGCGGCTGCAACAGCGCATCGTGACCACCGAGGAGCGCGCGCTCGCCGACCAGTTGGCGCGCGCGGTCGAGAGTGATCTCGCCGACATGCAGCGGCTGCAACAGGCGCTGGTGAGCGATGCGCGCCTCGTCGCCCTGCGCGACGACATCGAACGCCAGGCACGCGCGCAGTTCACCGAGGGGGCGATCACCGGCGCCGAGTACGTCGAGACGCGCACGGATGTCGTCGAGGCGAACCTCACGTTGCAGCGGCACCGCGCCGAGCTGGCGCAGGCCGAAGCCCGCTATCTCACCACGTTGGGGCTCGCCCCGCGTTCACTCCAGCCGTAGCACCCATGTCATCCGTTCGACAGTTCATGATGGTAGCGACCCTCCTCTCGGTCGCCGCCTGCCGCAAGGAGAGCGCCGACGCCTACGGCAACTTCGAGGCAACCGAGGTGACGGTGTCGGCCGAGGCGAGCGGGCGCGTCCTGCGGCTCGACGTGGAAGAAGGGGCGCGACTCGCCGCGGCCGCCGATGTCGGCCTCATCGACACCACGACGCTGGCGCTGCAGCGTGCCGAATTGCTCGCGCGGCGAGCGGCGGCGCAGGCGCGCGTGCGCGAGGTCGATGCCAACGCCGCGACGCTGGAGACGCAGCGGGTGATCGCCGAGCGCGAGCTGGCGCGCACGCGTCGGCTGCTGGCACAGCAGGCAGCGACCGCGCAGCAGGGCGATCGCGCGGAGCGCGACGCGAAGGTGCTGGGCGATCAGCTGCAAGGTGCGGCGGCCACCCGTTCGACCGTCGGGAAGGAGGTGGCCTCGATCGACGCGCAGGTGGCCTCGATCGACGAACGCCTGCGCCGCAGCCGCGTCGTGGCCCCCGGAGGCGGAACGGTGCTGGCCCGCTACGTGGAGCCCGGCGAGTTCGTGCAGCTCGGGACGCCACTGTTCAAGATGGCGGCGCTCGACACGCTGACGCTGCGGGCGTACCTGAGCGGGGCCCAGTTGGCGCAGGTGGCGCTCGGGCAGTCGCTGACGGTGCGCGTGGACGCGGGCGGCGACTCGCTCCGCACCGTGCAGGGACGCGTGACCTGGATTGCGGCCACCGCCGAGTTCACCCCCACGCCGATCCAGACGCGCGAGGAGCGCACGGTGCAGGTGTACGCGGTCAAGCTCGCCGTGCCTAACGTGGATGGGCGGCTGCGCATCGGGATGCCCGCCGAGGTGACGCTCGCCGCGGCGGCACCCGCAACCGGCGCCTCGAAATGAGCACCGGGGTGCAGTCGCCGCTGGTGTCAGGTGCATCGCGCGCGGGGGTCGCCGTGGCGGTGCGCGATTTCACCAAGCGCTTCGGCGACGTGACGGCGGTGGACGGCATCTCGTTCGACATCGCGCCGGGAGAGCTGTTCGGCTTCATCGGCCCCGATGGGGCGGGGAAGACGACGCTCTTTCGCACGATGGTGACGCTGCTCGTCCCCGACGCCGGGCGCGTGGAGGTGCTCGGTCGCGATGTGGTGGGCGACCTGTGGGCGCTGCGGTCGCGCGTGGGCTACATGCCGGGACGTTTCTCGCTGTACCCCGACCTGAGCGCGATGGAGAACCTGCAGTTCTTCGCCTCGGTCTTCGGGACGAGCGTGGACGAGGGGATGCGGATCATCGAACCGATCTGGCGGCAACTGGCACCGTTCGCCAACCGCCGGGCGGGGGCGTTGTCCGGGGGGATGAAGCAGAAGCTCGCGTTATGCTGCGCCCTCGTGCACGCCCCCGAGATCCTCTTCCTCGACGAGCCCACGACCGGGGTGGACGCGGTGTCGCGGCGCGAGTTCTGGGACTTGCTGGACCGACTACGCGGCGGCGGCCTCACGATCGTCGTCTCGACGCCCTACATGGATGAAGCAAGTCGCTGCGATCGTGTGGCGCTGATGCAGAAGGGGCGCCTCCTCCTGGTCGACGCCCCCGGGGCGATCGGTGAGGCGTATCCGCGCCCCATCTTCTCCGTGCGTGCCGCCGAACGACTCGGGACGCTGGGGGTGCTGCGGCGCTTTCCGCATGCGGCGGCGGTGTGGCCCTTTGGGGAAGTGGTGCACTACACCGATGCGCGCCCCGGCATGTCGAACGCGTCGATCATCACCGAAGTCGAGGCATTCGCGCGCGCCGCGGGAGTCGAGGCGCTGGAGGTGCGGCCGATCGCGGCGGGAATCGAGGACGCCTTCATGTGGCACATGATGGCGCAGGAGCGGGCGTGAGCGCGCT
The window above is part of the Gemmatimonadota bacterium genome. Proteins encoded here:
- a CDS encoding TolC family protein, with protein sequence MNATRFLLTVCALGAATGASAQDTLSLGALQAAAVQRDPRAVQPELLRAASAQRLTTLDMERRPQLAFNGSASHQSDVTQIALKLPGASVPTPPKDRWQATLDLQQVVYDGGSIAARQSVERARLAESSAAVDAALYRLRGEVNGAFFSAYLLQERTREFDALLGDLEARLQLARARVVNGAALPRDTSAIVAEQLRAVLARDEAVSARRASIAVLERLTGRTIAEPSVFALPALALEVARSRDEGRVEALRARPEFAQFARTRERLEREAALTHVENRPRVLAFGQAGLGRPGLNQFRTDPDEFWQAGLRIEWRPWTWRSADRASESLRLQQRIVTTEERALADQLARAVESDLADMQRLQQALVSDARLVALRDDIERQARAQFTEGAITGAEYVETRTDVVEANLTLQRHRAELAQAEARYLTTLGLAPRSLQP
- a CDS encoding HlyD family efflux transporter periplasmic adaptor subunit gives rise to the protein MMVATLLSVAACRKESADAYGNFEATEVTVSAEASGRVLRLDVEEGARLAAAADVGLIDTTTLALQRAELLARRAAAQARVREVDANAATLETQRVIAERELARTRRLLAQQAATAQQGDRAERDAKVLGDQLQGAAATRSTVGKEVASIDAQVASIDERLRRSRVVAPGGGTVLARYVEPGEFVQLGTPLFKMAALDTLTLRAYLSGAQLAQVALGQSLTVRVDAGGDSLRTVQGRVTWIAATAEFTPTPIQTREERTVQVYAVKLAVPNVDGRLRIGMPAEVTLAAAAPATGASK
- a CDS encoding ABC transporter ATP-binding protein, producing MSTGVQSPLVSGASRAGVAVAVRDFTKRFGDVTAVDGISFDIAPGELFGFIGPDGAGKTTLFRTMVTLLVPDAGRVEVLGRDVVGDLWALRSRVGYMPGRFSLYPDLSAMENLQFFASVFGTSVDEGMRIIEPIWRQLAPFANRRAGALSGGMKQKLALCCALVHAPEILFLDEPTTGVDAVSRREFWDLLDRLRGGGLTIVVSTPYMDEASRCDRVALMQKGRLLLVDAPGAIGEAYPRPIFSVRAAERLGTLGVLRRFPHAAAVWPFGEVVHYTDARPGMSNASIITEVEAFARAAGVEALEVRPIAAGIEDAFMWHMMAQERA